A single window of Psychromonas ingrahamii 37 DNA harbors:
- the fusA gene encoding elongation factor G, which produces MKDLSKYRNIGIFAHVDAGKTTTTERILKLTGTIHKTGEVHDGESTTDFMEQEAERGITIQSAAVTCFWKDHRFNVIDTPGHVDFTVEVYRSLKVLDGGIGVFCGSGGVEPQSETNWRYANDSKVARIIFVNKLDRMGADFYRVIEQTKKVLGANPLVMVLPIGIEDEFSGVVDLLTRKAYIWDATGLPENYEITDIPADMLELTEEYREKLIETAVEQDDDLMEAYLEEGVEPSMEELKRCIRKGTRTMEFFPAYCGSAFKNKGIQNILDAVVDYLPSPTEVDPQPLTDEEGEPTGKFATVSTEETFKALAFKIMDDRFGALTFIRIYSGTLKKGDTILNSFTGKTERVGRMVEMQADDRKELSAAQAGDIMAIVGMKNNVQTGHTLCDPKDPIILEAMVFPNPVISISVTPKDKGSTEKMGIAIGKMVAEDPTFKVETDVDSGETILSGMGELHLDIKVDILKRTYGVDLAVGEPQVAYRETITEEIEDSYTHKKQSGGSGQFGKIDYRIKPGEPGSGFVFTSKVVGGNVPKEFFPAIEKGFKGMMDTGVLAGFPVLDVEVEVYDGGFHAVDSSAVAFELAARGAFRQSIPKAGAQLLEPIMAVDVFTPDDHVGDVIGDLNRRRGMIAGQEAGTSGVRIKADVPLSEMFGYIGSLRTMTSGRGQFSMLFKNYMPCPNNVAEGVIEKVKADKAAKKK; this is translated from the coding sequence ATGAAAGATTTAAGTAAATACAGAAATATTGGTATTTTTGCCCATGTTGATGCGGGTAAAACAACAACCACAGAGCGTATCCTAAAACTGACTGGTACAATCCACAAAACCGGTGAAGTGCATGATGGTGAATCTACAACTGACTTTATGGAACAGGAAGCTGAGCGCGGTATTACTATCCAGTCTGCAGCGGTAACTTGTTTCTGGAAAGACCACCGTTTTAACGTTATTGATACTCCTGGGCACGTTGACTTCACAGTAGAAGTTTACCGTTCTCTCAAAGTATTGGATGGCGGCATCGGTGTATTCTGTGGTAGTGGTGGTGTTGAACCGCAATCAGAAACAAACTGGCGTTATGCGAATGACTCAAAAGTTGCACGTATTATCTTTGTTAATAAATTAGACCGTATGGGTGCTGATTTTTACCGCGTGATTGAGCAGACTAAAAAAGTACTAGGTGCTAACCCGCTAGTCATGGTTTTACCTATCGGTATTGAAGATGAATTCAGTGGTGTTGTTGACTTATTAACACGTAAAGCATATATCTGGGATGCGACTGGTCTTCCAGAAAACTATGAAATTACTGATATTCCAGCTGATATGCTTGAATTGACTGAAGAATACCGTGAAAAATTGATCGAAACTGCCGTTGAGCAAGACGATGATCTAATGGAAGCGTACCTGGAAGAGGGTGTTGAGCCTTCTATGGAAGAACTTAAACGTTGTATCCGTAAAGGAACACGTACTATGGAATTCTTCCCAGCTTACTGTGGTTCTGCCTTCAAAAACAAAGGTATTCAAAATATTCTTGACGCTGTTGTTGATTACCTGCCTTCTCCAACAGAAGTTGATCCACAACCACTTACGGATGAAGAAGGCGAACCAACTGGTAAGTTTGCAACTGTCTCTACAGAAGAAACATTTAAAGCCTTAGCATTTAAAATTATGGATGACCGTTTTGGTGCTTTAACCTTTATACGTATCTATTCCGGTACGCTTAAGAAAGGCGATACCATCCTTAACTCCTTTACGGGTAAAACTGAGCGTGTTGGCCGTATGGTTGAGATGCAGGCAGATGATCGTAAAGAGCTATCCGCAGCACAAGCCGGTGATATCATGGCTATCGTTGGTATGAAGAACAACGTTCAAACGGGCCACACTTTATGTGATCCTAAAGACCCGATTATCCTGGAAGCAATGGTATTCCCTAACCCGGTAATCTCTATCTCTGTTACACCTAAAGATAAAGGTTCAACTGAGAAGATGGGTATTGCTATCGGTAAAATGGTTGCAGAAGATCCAACCTTTAAAGTTGAAACTGATGTTGATTCAGGTGAAACTATCCTGTCTGGTATGGGTGAGCTTCACTTGGATATCAAAGTTGATATCCTTAAGCGTACCTACGGTGTTGACCTTGCTGTTGGTGAACCTCAAGTTGCTTACCGTGAAACTATCACCGAAGAAATTGAAGATAGCTACACACATAAGAAACAGTCTGGTGGTTCTGGTCAGTTCGGTAAAATTGATTACCGTATCAAGCCTGGTGAACCAGGTAGTGGTTTCGTCTTCACTTCTAAAGTTGTTGGCGGTAACGTACCAAAAGAATTCTTCCCGGCGATTGAGAAAGGCTTTAAGGGAATGATGGATACCGGTGTACTAGCTGGCTTCCCAGTACTTGACGTTGAAGTTGAAGTTTATGATGGTGGTTTCCATGCCGTCGATTCATCTGCAGTTGCATTTGAATTAGCAGCACGTGGTGCATTCCGTCAGTCAATTCCAAAAGCGGGTGCACAACTTCTTGAACCAATCATGGCTGTAGATGTATTTACGCCTGATGATCACGTGGGTGATGTTATCGGTGACCTTAACCGTCGTCGTGGTATGATTGCCGGCCAAGAAGCAGGAACTAGTGGTGTTCGTATTAAAGCTGACGTACCTCTTTCAGAAATGTTTGGTTACATTGGTTCTCTACGTACAATGACATCAGGCCGTGGTCAGTTCTCTATGCTGTTTAAAAACTATATGCCTTGTCCAAACAATGTTGCTGAAGGCGTAATCGAAAAAGTTAAAGCTGATAAAGCTGCTAAAAAGAAATAG